One window from the genome of Cervus elaphus chromosome 8, mCerEla1.1, whole genome shotgun sequence encodes:
- the LOC122698211 gene encoding NSFL1 cofactor p47-like, translated as MIPAKLSSCLRRENGSHVTQMPVPPLLWVLSKPLSCARGKPNGQKSLQEENSPSQQSNSLTKLFYSDGGDEDIVTISQATPSSVSRGTAPSDNRVTSFRDLIHDQDEDEEEEEGQRNRFYAGGSERSGQQIVGPPRKKSPNELVDDLFKGAKEHGAVAVERVTKSPGETSKPRPFAGSGYRLGAAPEEESAYVAGERKRHSGQDVHVVLKLWKTGFSLDNGELRSYQDPSNAQFLESIRRGEVPAELRRLAHGGQVNLDMEDHRDEDFVKPKGAFKAFTGEGQKLGSTAPQVLNTSSPAQQAENEAKASSSISIDESQPTTNIQIRLADGGRLVQKFNHSHRISDIRLFIVDARPAMAATSFVLMTTFPNKELADENQTLKEANLLNAVIVQRLT; from the exons GTGCTGTCTAAGCCTCTATCCTGTGCAAGGGGTAAACCAAACGGCCAAAAGAGCCTTCAGGAGGAAAACTCTCCTAGCCAGCAAAGTAATTCTCTTACGAAGCT TTTTTACTCAGATGGAGGGGACGAAGACATTGTGACCATTTCGCAGGCAACCCCCAGTTCAGTATCCAGAGGCACAGCCCCCAGCGATAATAGGGTGACATCCTTCAGAGACCTCATTCATGACCAAGATGAGgacgaggaggaagaggagggtcaGAGGAACAGGTTTTATGCTGGGGGCTCAGAGAGAAGTGGACAGCAGATTGTTGGCCCTCCCAGGAAGAAAAGTCCCAACGAGCTGGTGGACGATCTCTTTAAAGGTGCCAAGGAGCACGGAGCTGTAGCTGTGGAACGAGTGACCAAGAGCCCTGGAGAGACCAGTAAACCAAGACCATTTGCAGGCAGTGGCTACCGCCTTGGAGCGGCACCGGAGGAAGAGTCTGCCTATGTGGCAGGAGAAAGGAAGCGGCATTCCGGCCAAGATGTTCATGTAGTGTTGAAGCTCTGGAAGACTGGATTCAGCCTGGACAACGGTGAACTCAGAAGCTACCAAGACCCATCCAACGCCCAGTTTCTGGAGTCGATTCGCAGAGGAGAGGTGCCAGCAGAGCTGCGGAGGTTAGCTCACGGCGGGCAGGTGAACTTGGACATGGAGGACCATCGGGATGAGGACTTCGTGAAGCCCAAGGGAGCCTTCAAAGCCTTCACTGGTGAGGGTCAGAAACTGGGCAGCACTGCCCCCCAGGTATTGAATACCAGCTCGCCAGCACAGCAGGCAGAAAATGAAGCCAAAGCCAGCTCTTCCATCTCAATTGATGAGTCACAGCCTACCACAAACATCCAAATACGGCTTGCTGACGGTGGGAGGCTGGTGCAGAAGTTTAACCACAGCCACAGGATCAGCGACATCCGACTCTTCATTGTAGACGCCCGGCCGGCCATGGCTGCCACCAGCTTTGTCCTCATGACTACCTTCCCGAACAAAGAGCTGGCTGATGAGAACCAGACCCTGAAGGAAGCCAACCTGCTCAATGCCGTCATCGTGCAGCGGTTAACATAA